A genomic stretch from Hymenobacter psoromatis includes:
- a CDS encoding cytochrome c oxidase subunit I: MGTAAGPHTEHDEHLHDHEHHDQHWLWKYVFSQDHKIIARQFLISGMMWAIVGGLLSSLFRLQLGWPQATMSWLQPLLGKWVEGGKLAPEFYLALVTMHGTIMVFFVLTAGLSGTFSNFLIPLQVGARDMASGFMNMLSYWFFFVSSIIMFSSLFLETGPASAGWTIYPPLSALPQAIPGSGMGMTMWLVSMVFFIISQLLGGVNYVTTVINLRTRGMSMSKLPLTIWAFFLTAILGILAFPVLFAAALLLVFDRSFGTSFFLSDIYIAGQALHNQGGSPVLFQHLFWFLGHPEVYIVIMPAMGMVSEILATNARKPIFGYRAMIGSLIGISLLSFVVWAHHMFVTGMNPFLGSVFMFLTLIIAVPSGVKVFNWLATLWRGNIRFTSAMLFAIGFVSLFISGGLTGIILGNATLDIQMHNTYFVVAHFHLVMGSAAFFGLFAGIYHWFPKMFGRMMDEKLGYIHFWLTFTGVYLVFMPMHYVGIAGFPRRYYSWTGFDAFSQFADLNKFISTAAILAFLAQFIFIFNFFYSIFRGRRATQNPWNSTTLEWTTPIVPGHGNWPGEIPAVYRWPYDYSKPGAEADFIPQNVPYSQTPSSNLPYERELAE; encoded by the coding sequence ATAGGTACCGCTGCGGGACCTCATACCGAGCACGACGAGCACCTGCACGACCACGAGCATCACGACCAGCATTGGCTGTGGAAATACGTTTTCAGCCAAGACCACAAAATCATAGCCCGGCAATTTCTGATTTCAGGAATGATGTGGGCTATCGTAGGCGGCTTGCTTTCCAGTCTCTTCCGCCTGCAATTGGGCTGGCCGCAAGCTACAATGAGTTGGTTGCAGCCTTTACTCGGCAAATGGGTAGAGGGAGGGAAGCTGGCTCCAGAGTTTTACCTGGCCCTCGTAACGATGCACGGCACTATTATGGTGTTCTTTGTGCTAACTGCTGGCTTGTCTGGTACTTTTTCTAACTTCCTTATTCCGCTGCAAGTTGGTGCCCGCGATATGGCTTCCGGGTTTATGAATATGCTCTCGTACTGGTTTTTCTTCGTATCGAGCATTATCATGTTTTCCTCCCTGTTTCTGGAAACTGGCCCAGCCTCCGCGGGCTGGACTATCTATCCTCCTCTGAGTGCATTGCCACAAGCCATTCCAGGCTCTGGTATGGGTATGACGATGTGGCTGGTGAGCATGGTATTCTTTATCATTTCACAATTGCTTGGCGGTGTTAACTACGTGACGACGGTTATTAACCTTCGCACTCGTGGAATGAGCATGAGTAAGCTGCCGCTTACTATTTGGGCTTTCTTTTTGACCGCAATCCTGGGTATTTTAGCGTTCCCAGTGTTATTTGCGGCCGCGCTGCTGCTGGTGTTTGACCGCTCGTTTGGCACCTCGTTCTTTCTTTCGGACATATATATTGCCGGCCAGGCATTGCATAATCAGGGTGGTTCGCCAGTACTGTTCCAGCACTTGTTCTGGTTCCTGGGTCACCCCGAAGTATATATTGTAATCATGCCTGCGATGGGTATGGTGTCGGAAATCTTGGCTACCAATGCTCGTAAGCCAATCTTCGGCTACCGTGCTATGATTGGCTCCCTGATTGGCATTTCCTTGCTGTCGTTCGTCGTGTGGGCTCACCATATGTTTGTGACGGGCATGAATCCTTTCCTGGGGTCAGTATTTATGTTCCTGACACTGATTATTGCGGTGCCTTCAGGGGTTAAGGTATTTAACTGGTTAGCTACGTTGTGGCGCGGCAATATTCGCTTCACGTCGGCAATGCTCTTCGCTATTGGTTTCGTGTCACTGTTTATTTCGGGTGGTTTGACGGGTATTATTCTTGGTAATGCTACGCTCGACATTCAGATGCACAACACATATTTCGTGGTGGCTCACTTCCACTTGGTAATGGGCTCGGCAGCATTCTTCGGGTTGTTTGCTGGTATTTATCACTGGTTCCCTAAAATGTTTGGCCGCATGATGGACGAGAAGCTTGGATACATCCACTTTTGGCTGACCTTCACGGGCGTTTACTTGGTGTTTATGCCAATGCACTACGTAGGTATTGCTGGTTTTCCGCGTCGTTATTACTCTTGGACGGGCTTTGATGCCTTCTCGCAGTTTGCTGACCTGAACAAGTTCATTTCAACTGCTGCGATTCTGGCCTTCCTGGCTCAGTTCATCTTCATCTTTAACTTCTTCTACAGCATTTTCCGCGGCCGTCGCGCTACGCAGAACCCGTGGAACTCGACTACGCTGGAGTGGACTACCCCCATTGTACCCGGTCACGGTAACTGGCCTGGTGAAATCCCAGCTGTTTATCGCTGGCCCTACGATTACAGCAAGCCCGGTGCAGAAGCTGACTTTATTCCGCAGAACGTACCGTATTCGCAAACACCTTCTTCCAACCTTCCCTACGAGCGGGAATTGGCTGAGTAG
- a CDS encoding protoheme IX farnesyltransferase translates to MTKARAYFQLLKFRLSFTVAFSSALGYLLGLATPNWGRALLVLLGGLLVTGAANIINQVFEKDLDKLMRRTENRPLPTGRISPGEAWVFCVVLAVLGLGLLAYYFNPLTAALSLFSLILYGFIYTPLKTVSPVCVAVGAIPGGLPPLIGWVAATGYVGEAAWVLFGIQFMWQFPHFWAIAWVADDDYKRAGFKMLPTPGNRDLRTAFQIMTYTVLLIPVSLLPLVLGISGRVSAGVALVCGVLFTLLTVRLMRTQDRKAALNIMFASFLYLPIVQIALLLDKV, encoded by the coding sequence ATGACGAAGGCCCGCGCCTATTTCCAGCTGCTCAAGTTTCGGCTTTCCTTCACAGTGGCATTTTCCAGTGCGCTGGGCTACTTGTTGGGCCTAGCTACGCCAAACTGGGGCCGGGCACTGCTGGTGCTGCTCGGTGGGTTGCTGGTGACCGGTGCCGCTAACATCATCAATCAGGTTTTCGAGAAAGACCTGGATAAGCTGATGCGCCGCACCGAAAACCGGCCGCTTCCTACTGGGCGCATCTCACCGGGCGAAGCCTGGGTATTTTGCGTGGTGCTGGCGGTGCTGGGGCTGGGGCTGCTGGCCTACTACTTCAATCCGCTGACGGCGGCCTTGTCGCTGTTTTCGCTCATCCTGTACGGTTTTATTTACACGCCCCTCAAAACGGTATCGCCGGTGTGCGTGGCTGTGGGGGCCATTCCGGGTGGCCTACCCCCCCTCATTGGCTGGGTAGCGGCAACGGGCTACGTGGGCGAGGCCGCGTGGGTGTTGTTCGGCATTCAGTTTATGTGGCAGTTTCCGCACTTCTGGGCCATTGCCTGGGTGGCCGACGACGACTACAAGCGGGCGGGCTTCAAGATGCTGCCTACCCCCGGCAACCGCGACCTCCGCACCGCTTTTCAGATAATGACCTACACCGTGCTGCTCATCCCGGTGTCGCTGCTGCCGCTGGTGCTGGGTATTTCAGGGCGCGTGTCGGCGGGGGTGGCGCTGGTTTGCGGCGTGCTCTTTACCCTGCTCACCGTGCGGCTCATGCGCACGCAGGACCGCAAGGCGGCGCTCAACATCATGTTTGCCTCGTTCCTGTATTTACCCATCGTACAAATCGCGCTTCTTTTAGACAAAGTTTGA
- a CDS encoding cytochrome oxidase subunit III, with product MKTSEATFADKEMGLGWHPKRVLLILLIFSIVMMFAAFTSGYIVRRDEGNWREFDLPVSLLINSIIIVLSSAAMQWAYYSAKHDEIKRANLGLLLTLGLGVAFLFGQLHAWSVLVAGHTFFGGADANPSGSFVYVLMGVHAFHLVTGLVFVAVVLKRSLNYQVHSRATLSIGNATLYWHFLGALWLYLYLFLLLNH from the coding sequence ATGAAAACCTCGGAAGCTACGTTTGCCGATAAGGAAATGGGCCTGGGCTGGCACCCCAAGCGCGTGTTGCTTATCCTGTTGATTTTCAGTATTGTGATGATGTTCGCGGCTTTTACCAGCGGCTACATCGTGCGGCGCGACGAGGGCAACTGGCGCGAATTTGACCTGCCCGTTAGCCTGCTCATAAATTCGATTATTATTGTACTTAGCAGCGCTGCCATGCAGTGGGCCTATTACTCGGCCAAACACGACGAGATAAAGCGCGCCAACCTGGGCCTGCTCCTGACGCTGGGGCTGGGGGTAGCGTTCTTGTTTGGCCAGCTGCATGCGTGGAGCGTGCTGGTAGCGGGCCACACATTCTTCGGGGGTGCCGATGCCAATCCGTCGGGCTCTTTCGTCTATGTGCTCATGGGTGTGCACGCTTTCCACTTAGTTACGGGACTCGTTTTTGTAGCAGTGGTACTCAAGCGAAGCCTTAACTATCAGGTGCATTCGCGCGCTACGCTCTCGATTGGCAACGCTACCTTATACTGGCACTTCCTGGGTGCGCTTTGGCTGTACCTGTATTTGTTCCTACTTTTGAACCATTAA
- a CDS encoding cytochrome oxidase subunit III — protein MQPTAAPAAYADAPRSGTWDGGNEPFKASYGKLMMWFFLLSDTFTFGAFLTAYGLIRHKHGVYEGTAKAFHFSTAYWPTPEKVFNAFPGLHGLDLPLAFVALMTMILIFSSVTMVLAVEAGHRMDKADVQKWLLWTILFGSMFLSSQAWEWSHFIGGHEEGTLMANGTVLHGASLTANQYGPPLFADLFFFITGFHGTHVFSGVCLLVWCFIATTNGTFEKRGHYEMIEKIGLYWHFVDLVWVFVFTFFYLV, from the coding sequence TTGCAGCCCACTGCTGCTCCTGCCGCCTACGCCGATGCGCCCCGCTCCGGCACCTGGGACGGCGGCAACGAACCCTTTAAGGCGAGCTACGGCAAGCTGATGATGTGGTTCTTTCTACTCTCGGACACCTTTACGTTCGGGGCTTTCCTGACGGCTTACGGCCTCATTCGCCACAAGCACGGCGTGTATGAGGGCACGGCCAAGGCGTTCCATTTCAGCACCGCCTACTGGCCTACCCCTGAGAAAGTATTCAATGCTTTCCCCGGCCTGCACGGCCTGGACCTGCCGCTGGCTTTCGTGGCGTTGATGACGATGATTCTCATCTTCAGCTCCGTGACGATGGTGCTGGCCGTTGAAGCCGGCCACCGCATGGACAAGGCCGATGTGCAGAAATGGCTCTTGTGGACCATCTTGTTTGGCTCTATGTTCCTCAGCAGTCAGGCCTGGGAGTGGAGTCACTTCATCGGCGGCCACGAAGAGGGCACCCTTATGGCAAACGGCACGGTGCTGCACGGGGCCAGTTTAACGGCCAATCAATACGGCCCGCCTCTATTTGCCGACTTGTTTTTCTTCATCACGGGCTTTCATGGCACGCACGTTTTCTCGGGCGTCTGCCTGTTGGTGTGGTGCTTTATCGCTACCACAAACGGCACGTTTGAGAAGCGCGGCCACTACGAGATGATTGAGAAAATCGGCCTCTACTGGCACTTCGTTGACTTGGTGTGGGTATTCGTTTTCACCTTCTTCTATCTCGTTTAA